A stretch of the Desulfobaccales bacterium genome encodes the following:
- a CDS encoding MBL fold metallo-hydrolase, giving the protein MIQKGLTVGLLEVNCYILGDEVTKEAVVIDPGGDEDEILEVLNHNKFQLKLIIDTHGHFDHVDANQPLKAATGAKIAIHEADAQMLDKPSAEAMFFTGNRLRTSQADILLKENDILTFGQYRLKVLHTPGHTPGGISLVLEDHTYVYVGDLLFAGSIGRTDFPGGSYDALINAVKTKIFPLGDNYSVYPGHGPVTTVAQERKYNPFF; this is encoded by the coding sequence ATGATTCAAAAGGGACTGACCGTAGGGTTATTGGAAGTGAACTGTTATATCCTGGGCGATGAGGTGACCAAGGAAGCCGTGGTCATCGATCCGGGGGGCGACGAGGACGAGATTCTCGAGGTTTTGAACCATAATAAATTCCAACTGAAACTGATCATTGACACCCATGGTCATTTTGACCATGTGGACGCCAACCAGCCTTTGAAAGCCGCCACAGGGGCCAAGATCGCCATCCACGAAGCCGATGCCCAGATGCTGGATAAACCCTCAGCGGAGGCCATGTTCTTTACCGGCAACCGTCTGCGTACGTCCCAGGCGGATATCCTACTGAAAGAAAACGACATTCTCACCTTCGGCCAATACCGGCTGAAGGTCCTGCATACGCCGGGACATACCCCGGGGGGCATCAGCCTGGTGCTGGAAGACCACACGTACGTTTATGTGGGCGACCTGCTCTTTGCCGGCTCCATCGGCCGCACGGACTTCCCCGGCGGCAGCTACGACGCCCTGATTAATGCGGTCAAAACCAAGATCTTCCCTTTGGGAGATAACTATAGCGTCTACCCCGGCCATGGTCCCGTAACCACCGTGGCCCAGGAACGGAAGTATAATCCGTTTTTTTAA
- a CDS encoding LysE family transporter: MDWWLLAGVPVTSFIVALSGALMPGPLLTLTVGEAARRGFWAGPLIILGHALLELALVLLLLAGVGVWLHRPLILGLVGLVGAVMLAWMGLGLFKASRHSRLEFDPHEASGLNPVVAGVLMSAANPYWLIWWLTIGLGYVMFSMKYGLLGVALFFIGHILADFAWYTLVSGAVAQGRRFISDRVYRGFLAGCAVFLIGFGGYFGIQGVNFLLNS, from the coding sequence ATGGATTGGTGGTTGTTAGCTGGGGTGCCGGTCACGTCGTTCATCGTGGCGCTGTCCGGGGCTTTGATGCCCGGGCCGCTGTTGACCCTGACCGTGGGGGAGGCGGCCCGGCGCGGATTTTGGGCCGGTCCCCTGATCATTTTAGGCCATGCCTTGTTAGAATTGGCCCTGGTCCTGTTGCTCCTGGCCGGGGTGGGTGTCTGGCTGCATCGCCCGCTGATCCTGGGTCTGGTGGGTCTGGTGGGCGCGGTTATGCTGGCCTGGATGGGCCTGGGGCTCTTCAAGGCCTCTCGCCACAGCCGCCTGGAGTTCGACCCGCATGAGGCCTCCGGGCTCAATCCGGTCGTGGCCGGGGTGCTCATGAGCGCCGCCAATCCTTACTGGCTCATCTGGTGGCTCACCATCGGGCTGGGCTATGTCATGTTTTCCATGAAATACGGTCTGCTGGGGGTGGCGCTGTTCTTCATCGGCCACATCCTGGCCGACTTCGCCTGGTACACCCTGGTATCCGGCGCGGTGGCCCAAGGCCGCCGCTTTATCTCGGACCGGGTCTACCGCGGTTTTCTGGCCGGGTGCGCGGTTTTTCTCATCGGGTTCGGAGGCTACTTCGGTATTCAGGGAGTGAATTTTCTGCTAAATTCTTGA